CGACACCACCGGCAGCGCCTCGCCGCCATGGCAGCGGCGCGTCCCCGGGGCCTCGGTGGGAGCGGCGGTGTCGAGGATCACCGCCCACTCGTCGCCCCAGCCGCTGGGCAGCTGCCAGAGGGTGTCCTCGTGCGAGGAGTGGAACAGCATCAGCAGCGAGTCGCCGGTGATCCGCTCGCCGCGGGGCCCGCGGTCGGGGATGAGCTCGCCGTTGAGCAGCGCCCCCAGCGACTGGCGCGCGTCGTTGCCCCAGTGCTCGTCGCGCATCTCCTCGCCGTCGCGGCGGAACCATGCGATGTCCTTGCGGCGCACCCCGCGGCCCACCTGGCCGTGGAAGAAGCGCTGCCGGCGCAGCACCGGCTGGGCGGCCCGGAGGTCGATCACCCGCTTGGTGAAGGCGAGCATGTCCTCGTCGACGTGCTCCCAGTCGAGCCAGGAGATCTCGTTGTCCTGGCAGTACGCGTTGTTGTTCCCGCCCTGGGTGTGCCCGATCTCGTCGCCGCCGAGCAGCATCGGACACCCCTGCGAGAGCAGCACGGTGGCGAGCATGTTGCGGCGCTGCCGGCTGCGCAGCTCGACCACCTCGGGGTCGTCGGTCTCGCCCTCGACGCCGTGGTTCCAGGAGCGGTTGTCGTTGGTGCCGTCGCGGTTCTCCTCGCCGTTGGCCGCGTTGTGCTTGTCGTTGTACGAGACCAGGTCGCGGAGGGTGAAGCCGTCGTGCGCGGTGACGAAGTTGACGCTCGCCCAGGGTCGCCGGCCGTCCGACTCGTAGAGGTCGCTGGAGCCGGTGAGGCGGTAGGCGAGGTCGCTGACCCCGGCGGCCTGGCCCCGCCAGTAGTCGCGGACGGTGTCGCGGTACTTCCCGTTCCACTCCGCCCAGCGCACCGGGAAGTTGCCGACCTGGTACCCGCCCTCGCCCACGTCCCAGGGCTCGGCGATGAGCTTGACCTGGGAGAGCACCGGGTCCTGGTGGATGATGTCGAAGAAGGCAGAGAGGCGGTCGACGTCGTAGAACTCCCGTGCGAGCGCGGCGGCGAGGTCGAAGCGGAAGCCGTCGACGTGCATCTCCTGCACCCAGTAGCGCAGGCTGTCCATGATCAGCCGCAGCGTCTGCGGCTGGCGGACGTTGAGGCTGTTGCCGCAGCCGGTGACGTCGTAGTAGAAGCGCGGGTCGTCCTCGACGAGCCGGTAGTACGCCTGGTTGTCGATGCCCCGGAAGCTCAGCGTCGGGCCCAGGTGGTTGCCCTCGGCGGTGTGGTTGTAGACCACGTCGAGGATCACCTCGAGCCCCGCCTTGTGCAGGGCCCGCACCATCGCCTTGAACTCGCGGACCTGGCCACCGTGCTGCCCCGCCGACGAGTACCGGGCGGTCGGGGCGAAGTAGCCGATCGTGTCGTAGCCCCAGTAGTTGCGCAGCCCGTGCTCGACGAGGTGCGCCGGGTCGATGAACTGGTGCACCGGCATCAGCTCGACGGCGGTGACCCCCAGCCGGGTGAGGTGCTCGATCGCGGCGGGATGGGCGAGCCCGGCGTAGGTGCCGCGCAGGTCCCTGGGCACCTCCCGGTTCCGCATCGTGAAGCCGCGCACGTGGGTCTCGTAGATGACGGTGTCCGCCCAGGAGGTGTTCGGCCGGACGTCCTC
Above is a genomic segment from Candidatus Dormiibacterota bacterium containing:
- the glgX gene encoding glycogen debranching protein GlgX, which encodes MAADESHPRTGAVKAAWPGSHVPLGATWDGEGTNFSVFAGAADWVELVLFDRSGRPSASFELAERTDLHWHGYVYGVGPGQHYGFRVHGRYSPADGLRHNPHKLLIDPYAKAIAGDLTWGPELFGYRWDGAGDEDMSDLDSEPHVPRSVVVDRFFPWGEDVRPNTSWADTVIYETHVRGFTMRNREVPRDLRGTYAGLAHPAAIEHLTRLGVTAVELMPVHQFIDPAHLVEHGLRNYWGYDTIGYFAPTARYSSAGQHGGQVREFKAMVRALHKAGLEVILDVVYNHTAEGNHLGPTLSFRGIDNQAYYRLVEDDPRFYYDVTGCGNSLNVRQPQTLRLIMDSLRYWVQEMHVDGFRFDLAAALAREFYDVDRLSAFFDIIHQDPVLSQVKLIAEPWDVGEGGYQVGNFPVRWAEWNGKYRDTVRDYWRGQAAGVSDLAYRLTGSSDLYESDGRRPWASVNFVTAHDGFTLRDLVSYNDKHNAANGEENRDGTNDNRSWNHGVEGETDDPEVVELRSRQRRNMLATVLLSQGCPMLLGGDEIGHTQGGNNNAYCQDNEISWLDWEHVDEDMLAFTKRVIDLRAAQPVLRRQRFFHGQVGRGVRRKDIAWFRRDGEEMRDEHWGNDARQSLGALLNGELIPDRGPRGERITGDSLLMLFHSSHEDTLWQLPSGWGDEWAVILDTAAPTEAPGTRRCHGGEALPVVSRSLVILRRASTAPPAD